One window of the Tetragenococcus koreensis genome contains the following:
- the thrC gene encoding threonine synthase, with amino-acid sequence MALFYKSTRDPKNVVSASQAILQGLAVDGGLYVPTEIPKPVLDFAELAEQSYQEIAAQIMQLFLPDFTQDELRDCINQAYDQKFDDPKITPLVKADGQYYLELFHGPTLAFKDLALSILPHLMKKAAQKNNLDKEIVILTATSGDTGKSAMAGFADVENTKIVVFYPENGVSPIQERQMVTQKGANTFVAAIEGNFDDAQTKVKQLFNDENLRSKMAQNNKAFSSANSINIGRLVPQIVYYVYAYTRLIKTGRIKSGEEINVSVPTGNFGDILAGFYAKKMGLPIRRLVCASNQNNVLTDFFQTGNYDRNRPFYVTSSPSMDILVSSNLERLLFYLAKEDTVQTKQLMDGLNEKGTYTITPEMKQGLTDFFADFASEEETAETIRKMYEDADYVVDPHTAVASCVAEKYQVEEGTALPTVVLSTASPYKFPQAVLQAITKEDTVAEGFAAIDKLQRLAKKPIPAGIKELEHAKVKHQSKISADQMTHYVEKVLDLQ; translated from the coding sequence ATGGCCTTATTCTATAAAAGTACCAGAGACCCTAAAAATGTCGTTTCAGCTTCACAAGCTATTTTACAAGGATTGGCGGTGGATGGCGGTTTATATGTTCCTACAGAAATTCCCAAGCCAGTTTTAGATTTTGCTGAACTAGCAGAGCAAAGCTACCAAGAAATTGCTGCTCAAATCATGCAGTTATTTTTACCTGATTTTACCCAAGATGAATTACGTGATTGTATTAATCAAGCCTATGATCAAAAATTTGATGACCCAAAAATTACGCCTTTAGTTAAAGCTGACGGTCAATATTATCTAGAGCTATTTCATGGTCCAACTTTAGCATTTAAAGATTTAGCTTTATCGATTTTACCGCACTTAATGAAAAAAGCGGCACAAAAAAATAATCTGGATAAAGAGATTGTCATTTTGACAGCGACCTCTGGAGACACTGGGAAATCCGCTATGGCAGGTTTTGCAGATGTAGAAAATACTAAAATTGTCGTTTTTTATCCTGAAAATGGTGTCAGTCCTATCCAAGAAAGGCAAATGGTTACTCAAAAAGGAGCAAATACATTTGTGGCTGCAATTGAAGGAAACTTTGACGATGCACAAACGAAAGTGAAACAACTTTTTAATGATGAAAACTTGCGTAGTAAAATGGCGCAAAATAATAAAGCATTCTCTTCTGCTAATTCCATTAACATTGGACGCTTAGTCCCACAAATCGTTTATTATGTCTATGCCTATACCCGGTTGATAAAAACAGGGAGAATCAAGAGTGGGGAAGAGATCAATGTTTCTGTTCCGACTGGCAACTTTGGTGATATTCTAGCCGGGTTTTATGCTAAAAAAATGGGACTTCCAATCCGACGTTTGGTTTGTGCATCCAATCAAAATAATGTGTTAACCGACTTTTTCCAAACAGGAAATTATGATCGTAACCGGCCTTTTTATGTCACTTCTTCTCCATCAATGGATATCTTAGTTTCCAGTAACTTAGAACGTTTGTTGTTTTATTTAGCCAAAGAAGATACTGTACAAACCAAGCAACTGATGGACGGTTTGAATGAAAAAGGTACTTATACGATTACACCAGAAATGAAGCAAGGTTTGACAGACTTTTTTGCTGATTTTGCTTCTGAAGAAGAAACGGCAGAAACCATTCGTAAGATGTATGAAGATGCAGATTATGTCGTCGATCCACATACAGCAGTGGCTAGTTGTGTGGCTGAAAAATATCAAGTAGAAGAGGGCACAGCATTACCAACTGTTGTTCTTTCGACCGCTAGCCCTTATAAGTTTCCGCAGGCGGTTCTTCAAGCCATCACAAAAGAAGATACTGTTGCTGAAGGCTTTGCAGCGATTGATAAATTGCAGCGCTTAGCTAAAAAACCAATTCCTGCAGGTATTAAAGAATTAGAACACGCTAAAGTAAAACATCAAAGTAAAATTTCAGCAGACCAAATGACCCATTATGTAGAAAAAGTATTGGATCTACAATAA
- the queG gene encoding tRNA epoxyqueuosine(34) reductase QueG: protein MSNLKEKIIAESKRLGIDKIGFTTAEPFAELKESLVAQKAAGHTSGFEHPNIDERLYPELTFENPQSIIAIALAYPTKINEKVPRDEKRGQFARASWGIDYHDILKDRLTKLIHFIEEIAEDEKETENWRFAPQVDTGELVDVAVAQRAGLGFIGRNGLLITEEYGSFVYLGEIITNIQFEPDEPKPFGCGDCTRCITHCPTGALLGDGKMDAQKCLSYQTQTKGMMPKKYRKQIHNVIYGCDICQLVCPYNQGKDFHFHEEMEPSIDEVRPKLAPMLSMSNKEFKKQFGHLAGFWRGKKPLQRNALIALANLGGRESLVKICKCLEDPRPVIRGTAVWSIGELTKKHPEQAIDLLYELQETETDEEVLTELTETLTMLETNKKKA, encoded by the coding sequence TTGTCAAATTTGAAAGAAAAAATCATCGCTGAGAGTAAACGTCTAGGTATCGATAAGATCGGTTTTACAACAGCTGAACCATTTGCTGAACTGAAAGAATCATTGGTTGCACAAAAAGCTGCCGGACATACTTCAGGTTTTGAACATCCTAATATTGATGAACGACTTTATCCTGAGCTAACCTTTGAAAATCCACAAAGTATTATCGCAATTGCTTTAGCTTACCCTACAAAAATTAATGAGAAAGTTCCCAGAGATGAAAAACGTGGACAATTCGCGCGGGCTTCTTGGGGGATTGATTATCATGATATTTTAAAAGATCGTTTAACGAAACTAATTCATTTTATTGAAGAAATAGCTGAGGATGAAAAGGAAACCGAAAACTGGCGTTTTGCTCCACAAGTTGATACCGGTGAACTAGTAGATGTAGCAGTAGCCCAACGAGCGGGCTTAGGTTTTATTGGGAGAAATGGTTTATTAATTACAGAAGAGTATGGTTCATTTGTTTATTTAGGTGAAATTATCACCAATATTCAATTTGAACCTGATGAGCCCAAACCTTTTGGCTGTGGTGATTGCACGCGCTGCATAACACATTGTCCTACAGGCGCGTTATTAGGCGATGGGAAGATGGATGCGCAAAAGTGCCTCTCCTATCAAACACAGACCAAAGGAATGATGCCTAAAAAATATCGGAAGCAAATCCATAATGTGATTTATGGGTGTGATATTTGCCAATTAGTTTGTCCCTATAACCAAGGCAAGGATTTCCACTTTCATGAAGAAATGGAACCATCGATTGATGAAGTACGCCCTAAGTTAGCACCCATGCTATCCATGTCTAATAAAGAATTTAAAAAACAATTTGGTCATTTAGCAGGTTTCTGGCGAGGTAAAAAACCTTTACAACGAAATGCCCTCATTGCTTTAGCAAACCTGGGCGGACGCGAAAGTCTAGTAAAGATTTGTAAGTGCCTTGAAGACCCTCGCCCAGTGATTCGTGGCACTGCAGTTTGGTCAATTGGCGAATTAACTAAAAAACATCCTGAACAAGCCATTGACCTGCTTTATGAATTGCAGGAGACAGAAACAGATGAAGAAGTTTTAACAGAACTAACAGAAACACTCACAATGCTAGAAACAAATAAAAAGAAGGCTTGA
- a CDS encoding ECF transporter S component, with protein sequence MKQNHSFSFFSTYELAYLAMTVATCTVGRLLFQFLPNIQPMTAIFLIITLQLGIFRGLIINILSVLITNMYLGMGVWTISQIISFGIIICLMGFLCRLTTFRNNRLLQAAFSVFAGFLYGFVIAFIDVKVYGMPQFWPYYISGLSFDLLHAIGNGGFYLILSPIFQRLFIKTVKKKA encoded by the coding sequence ATGAAACAAAACCATTCCTTCTCATTTTTTTCTACTTACGAATTAGCTTATCTGGCAATGACCGTTGCTACTTGTACGGTTGGTCGTCTTTTATTTCAATTTTTGCCTAATATTCAACCGATGACTGCGATTTTTTTGATTATCACATTGCAACTGGGCATTTTTCGAGGGCTTATAATCAATATTTTATCAGTACTGATCACCAATATGTATTTGGGTATGGGCGTCTGGACGATTTCTCAAATTATTTCTTTTGGAATCATTATCTGTTTAATGGGTTTTCTTTGCCGTCTAACAACCTTTAGGAACAATCGATTATTGCAAGCAGCTTTCAGCGTTTTTGCAGGCTTTTTATATGGATTTGTCATTGCTTTTATTGACGTAAAAGTTTACGGCATGCCGCAGTTCTGGCCTTATTATATTTCGGGTCTTTCCTTTGATCTATTACATGCTATAGGAAATGGCGGTTTTTATCTCATTTTAAGTCCTATTTTCCAGCGATTATTTATAAAAACAGTCAAAAAGAAGGCTTAA
- a CDS encoding nucleoside 2-deoxyribosyltransferase — MKVYFAAPMFAKSDLIYNSYLVEKIREKYPELIIYMPQENGAINDKTAFADSKMIALADTEKVEESQLMIALLDGITIDNGVASEIGVAYAHRIPVLGLYTDSRQQGADNQQKLDALSTVAENQFHYLNLYTAGLVKLNGQIYSSEEDLLNGVDDFVNNERSFNE, encoded by the coding sequence ATGAAAGTTTATTTTGCTGCACCTATGTTTGCTAAAAGTGATTTAATTTATAATTCTTATTTAGTTGAAAAAATCCGGGAAAAATATCCTGAACTTATTATTTATATGCCACAAGAAAATGGTGCGATTAATGATAAAACTGCATTTGCAGACAGTAAAATGATCGCTCTAGCGGATACAGAAAAAGTGGAGGAAAGCCAGTTAATGATCGCTTTATTAGATGGGATTACCATTGATAATGGGGTAGCGTCTGAAATTGGAGTTGCTTATGCACATCGTATTCCTGTACTTGGCTTATACACAGATTCTCGCCAACAAGGAGCCGACAACCAACAAAAATTAGACGCTCTTTCAACGGTTGCTGAAAATCAATTTCATTATTTGAATTTGTATACAGCAGGTTTGGTTAAATTGAATGGTCAAATTTACTCTTCAGAAGAAGATCTTCTAAATGGTGTAGATGATTTTGTAAATAATGAAAGATCTTTTAATGAGTAG
- the lepA gene encoding translation elongation factor 4, translating into MNNLEKMKQRQKMIRNFSIIAHIDHGKSTLADRILEQTHTVTSREMQNQLLDSMDLERERGITIKLNTVELNYTAKDGQTYIFHLIDTPGHVDFSYEVSRSLAACEGAILVVDAAQGIEAQTLANVYLAVDNDLEILPVINKVDLPAADPERVRQEIEDVIGIDASQAVLASAKSGLGIEEILEQIVETVPAPTGDINAPLKALIFDSIYDVYRGVVLSIRIIDGVVHPGDKIQLMNTGKIFEVTEVGIFSPKAIASDYLMVGDVGYLTAAIKTVQDTRVGDTITLADNPATEALPGYKQKNPMVFCGMYPIDASRYNDLREALERLQLNDAALQFETETSQALGFGFRCGFLGMLHMDVVQERLEREANLELITTAPSVVYHVTKTDGTEVDVDNPADFPETTYIESVEEPFVKAEIMVPNDFVGPVMELCQRKRGDFVTMDYLDDYRVNVVYNIPLSEIVFDFFDKLKSNTKGYASLDYEMSGYRTSNLVKMDILLNAEKVDALSFIVHREFAYERGKAIVEKLKTLIPRQQYEVPIQATIGQKVVARSDIKALRKNVLAKCYGGDVTRKRKLLEKQKEGKKRMKQIGSIEVPQEAFLAVLKMDDEN; encoded by the coding sequence ATGAATAATTTAGAAAAAATGAAACAGCGACAAAAAATGATCCGTAATTTTTCGATCATCGCTCATATCGATCACGGAAAATCCACTTTAGCCGATCGAATTTTAGAACAGACACATACAGTAACTTCAAGAGAAATGCAAAATCAATTACTGGATTCGATGGATTTGGAAAGAGAACGCGGGATCACCATCAAATTAAATACAGTTGAATTAAATTATACAGCCAAAGATGGCCAAACTTATATTTTTCATTTAATTGATACACCTGGACATGTCGATTTTTCTTATGAAGTTTCGCGCAGTTTGGCAGCTTGCGAAGGAGCGATTTTAGTTGTCGATGCAGCCCAAGGTATTGAAGCCCAGACCTTAGCTAACGTTTATCTAGCAGTTGATAACGATTTGGAGATTTTACCAGTCATTAATAAAGTTGATTTGCCAGCAGCAGATCCTGAACGTGTTCGACAAGAGATTGAAGATGTTATCGGCATTGATGCTAGCCAAGCAGTACTAGCTAGTGCAAAATCTGGTTTAGGCATTGAAGAAATTTTAGAACAAATTGTAGAAACAGTTCCTGCTCCAACTGGTGATATTAATGCTCCTTTGAAAGCATTAATCTTTGATTCCATTTACGATGTCTATCGCGGCGTTGTTTTAAGTATCCGTATCATTGATGGTGTCGTTCATCCAGGCGATAAGATTCAATTGATGAACACTGGTAAAATATTTGAAGTAACCGAAGTCGGTATTTTTTCACCCAAAGCCATTGCAAGTGATTATTTGATGGTTGGTGACGTTGGTTATTTGACAGCTGCTATCAAAACTGTTCAAGATACGCGTGTTGGTGATACAATCACCCTGGCAGATAACCCAGCTACAGAAGCACTGCCTGGTTATAAACAAAAAAATCCGATGGTCTTTTGTGGGATGTATCCAATCGACGCCTCTCGCTATAATGACTTACGCGAAGCGCTAGAAAGGTTACAATTAAATGATGCTGCTTTACAATTTGAAACTGAAACTTCACAGGCTTTAGGCTTTGGTTTTCGTTGCGGATTTCTAGGCATGCTTCATATGGATGTTGTACAAGAACGTCTAGAGCGTGAAGCTAATTTAGAATTGATCACGACTGCCCCTTCTGTGGTTTATCATGTTACTAAAACTGACGGTACAGAAGTTGATGTAGATAACCCAGCAGATTTCCCTGAAACGACTTATATCGAAAGCGTCGAAGAACCTTTTGTTAAAGCAGAAATCATGGTACCTAATGATTTTGTGGGACCTGTAATGGAGTTATGCCAAAGAAAACGCGGCGATTTTGTCACTATGGACTACTTAGATGACTATCGGGTAAACGTTGTCTATAACATCCCTCTTTCTGAAATTGTCTTTGATTTCTTCGATAAGTTGAAATCTAATACCAAGGGTTATGCTTCGTTAGATTATGAAATGTCAGGATATCGTACCAGCAATCTTGTAAAAATGGATATTTTGTTAAATGCCGAAAAAGTTGATGCACTAAGTTTTATCGTCCATCGCGAATTTGCTTATGAACGTGGGAAAGCCATCGTTGAAAAATTGAAAACTTTGATTCCACGCCAACAATATGAAGTTCCTATCCAAGCCACCATTGGTCAAAAAGTCGTTGCTCGTTCTGATATTAAAGCCTTACGTAAAAACGTGTTAGCTAAGTGTTACGGCGGCGATGTTACCCGTAAACGGAAACTATTAGAAAAACAAAAAGAAGGTAAAAAACGAATGAAACAAATTGGTTCCATCGAAGTACCGCAAGAAGCCTTCCTCGCTGTACTTAAAATGGACGATGAAAATTAA
- a CDS encoding zinc ribbon domain-containing protein: protein MRMNETLKKLRIAHNLTQEGMAKKLVITRQAVSRWENGETEPNVETLKLISKTFNISINTLLDSPRALICQVCGMPLEEDEYISKDKDGHFNEEFCKWCFVKGTHQYNEDNFEELIDECVKNMLQINPAYQERQVRMMLEENLPKLKYTLWTTWWTLYLNSVTSVSHFSLGFSA from the coding sequence ATGAGAATGAATGAAACACTAAAAAAATTACGAATTGCTCATAATCTTACTCAGGAAGGTATGGCTAAAAAGTTAGTAATTACTAGACAAGCAGTCAGCAGATGGGAAAACGGAGAAACTGAACCAAATGTCGAAACGCTTAAGCTAATTTCAAAAACTTTTAACATTTCGATTAATACTCTTTTAGACTCGCCTAGAGCACTCATCTGTCAAGTTTGCGGGATGCCTCTGGAAGAAGATGAATACATTAGTAAAGATAAGGATGGCCACTTCAATGAAGAGTTTTGCAAGTGGTGTTTTGTAAAAGGTACGCATCAGTATAATGAAGATAATTTTGAAGAACTTATTGACGAGTGCGTGAAAAATATGCTTCAAATCAATCCTGCCTATCAAGAAAGACAAGTACGAATGATGCTAGAAGAAAACCTTCCTAAACTTAAATACACTTTATGGACGACCTGGTGGACTTTGTATTTGAATTCCGTGACATCGGTGAGCCACTTCTCATTGGGCTTTTCGGCATGA
- a CDS encoding helix-turn-helix domain-containing protein: MARRTMKLTLEERVAFVQRCINKEISCLGAAKEAGVGSSTMDRWVSFYKTGGAAALEPRQQNAHYPQELKLAAVQDYLAGKGNMTAIVKKYHLRNNKLLQEWIKVYNTRGNFYSESERKNMRKARETTTEERLKIAQDCLIHDKAYSMIAEKYQVSYQQTRHWTLKYEEMGVEGLEDRRGKQAGTASSRTKEEAQRDQKAQLERRVRELEMENDLLKKVKEIERRF; this comes from the coding sequence ATGGCTCGACGAACAATGAAATTAACCTTGGAGGAAAGAGTGGCTTTCGTTCAACGTTGTATAAACAAGGAAATCAGTTGCTTAGGGGCAGCGAAAGAAGCTGGGGTCGGTTCTAGTACGATGGATCGCTGGGTTAGCTTTTATAAAACAGGCGGTGCCGCTGCTTTAGAACCTCGGCAACAGAATGCTCATTATCCTCAAGAACTGAAGCTAGCCGCTGTCCAAGACTATCTAGCAGGAAAAGGCAATATGACAGCCATTGTTAAAAAGTATCATTTAAGGAATAATAAACTTCTTCAAGAGTGGATAAAGGTGTACAATACTCGTGGAAACTTCTATTCAGAAAGTGAGCGGAAGAACATGAGAAAAGCACGGGAAACCACAACAGAAGAGCGACTAAAAATTGCGCAAGATTGTCTGATTCATGATAAAGCTTATTCGATGATCGCGGAAAAATACCAGGTTTCTTATCAACAAACCCGTCATTGGACATTGAAGTACGAAGAGATGGGTGTAGAAGGATTAGAAGATCGACGAGGAAAGCAAGCAGGCACAGCCTCAAGCCGCACAAAGGAAGAAGCACAGCGTGACCAAAAGGCGCAACTAGAACGCCGAGTGCGCGAGCTGGAGATGGAAAATGATTTGTTAAAAAAAGTCAAAGAGATCGAAAGGAGGTTTTAG
- a CDS encoding AI-2E family transporter → MQKIKVDWNYWLTRFLFLMAVIIGFKLITNYQFVLNSLSNLLSTLSPFIIGFIFAYLLNGAQKRLERLFQKTKLSFIEKHSRGISVLILYVIIFYLFFLALNYVIPLMIDNVIDLLGLLPQFYDYLVDVIARLESEGVFESLNLDDFLQSLTTDFSPENLLRQWTQALTSLGAITRSLSSFVFNGFLALIISIYALVFKDSILLFIDKLGKKTLPEKIYRNSKKWLQATNTIFYKFISSQFLDACIIGISATVILYLLNVPFALTLGILLGICNMIPYFGSIFASIVTTIITFFSAGFQLALTTLIALLILQQLDGNVIGPRIMSGALNLNPIIIIISITVGGAYFGVLGMFLAVPIAAILKIITINWLDDSEENA, encoded by the coding sequence TTGCAAAAAATAAAAGTTGACTGGAATTATTGGCTTACACGTTTTTTATTTTTGATGGCCGTAATTATCGGTTTTAAATTGATTACTAATTATCAATTTGTTTTGAATAGTCTATCGAATTTATTAAGTACTTTGTCCCCTTTTATTATTGGTTTTATTTTTGCTTATCTTTTAAACGGGGCGCAAAAACGTTTAGAACGACTTTTTCAAAAAACTAAGTTATCTTTTATAGAAAAACATAGTCGTGGAATAAGTGTCTTGATTTTGTATGTAATTATTTTCTATTTATTCTTTTTGGCTTTAAACTATGTTATCCCATTGATGATTGATAATGTCATCGATTTACTTGGTTTACTTCCGCAATTTTATGATTATTTAGTAGATGTTATCGCAAGATTGGAATCTGAAGGTGTATTTGAATCTTTAAATTTAGATGACTTTTTACAAAGCTTGACCACCGATTTTTCACCTGAAAATCTGTTACGACAGTGGACACAGGCTCTTACTTCTTTAGGAGCCATTACTAGGAGCCTTTCATCTTTTGTATTTAACGGATTTTTAGCGTTGATTATCTCGATTTACGCTTTGGTATTCAAAGATTCAATTCTATTGTTTATCGATAAATTAGGTAAAAAGACTTTACCTGAAAAAATCTATCGAAACAGTAAGAAATGGTTGCAGGCAACGAATACCATCTTTTATAAATTTATCAGTTCACAATTCCTTGATGCTTGCATAATAGGTATTTCAGCCACTGTTATACTCTATCTGTTAAATGTACCCTTTGCATTAACCTTAGGAATTCTACTTGGAATATGTAATATGATCCCTTATTTTGGTTCAATCTTTGCTTCTATTGTAACCACAATTATTACCTTCTTTAGTGCTGGCTTCCAACTAGCTCTAACAACATTGATTGCATTGCTTATTTTACAGCAACTTGATGGAAATGTTATTGGACCACGGATCATGAGCGGTGCGTTAAATCTTAACCCTATTATTATTATTATATCAATAACAGTAGGCGGTGCTTACTTTGGCGTCTTAGGAATGTTTTTAGCTGTTCCAATTGCAGCCATTTTAAAAATTATCACAATAAACTGGCTAGATGATTCTGAAGAAAACGCGTAA
- the clpB gene encoding ATP-dependent chaperone ClpB, translated as MNIEKMTTTLQSAIAQAQQVAVTRKQQEIDIAHLWKIFLQPNQFARNFYKDLGIDLTAFEREVDQTIDALPSVEGGNVQYGQNMSQNLYHLLNEADQLAEDFKDEFLSTEIVLLALMKLENYRLTKFLKNQGINEKQVRQAIENMRQGDRVTSQNQEEQYEALEKYGVDLVQEVKKGEMDPIIGRDEEIRDVIRILSRKTKNNPVLIGEPGVGKTAIVEGLAQRIVKKDVPENLKDKTVFSLDMGALIAGAKYRGEFEERLKSVLKEVKKADGRIILFIDEIHNIVGAGKTEGSMDAGNLLKPMLARGELHTIGATTLDEYRENMETDKALERRFQKVIVQEPTVEDTISILRGLKERFEIHHGVNIHDNALVAAATLSDRYITDRYLPDKAIDLIDEACANIRVEMNSMPTELDQVTRRLMQLEIEEAALKKETDDASKKRLESLQEELAELREETNSMKLQWETEKEEVNAVSNKRAEIDKAKHELEDAENNYDLERAAVLRHGTVPQLEKELKELEEKDDQTVLKMVQESVTANEIAVVVGRLTGIPVTKLVEGEREKLLHLNDTLHERVIGQDEAVNAVSDAVIRSRAGLQNPDRPLGSFLFLGPTGVGKTELAKALAENLFDSEDHMVRLDMSEYMEKHTVSRLVGSPPGYVGYEEGGQLTEAVRRNPYTIILLDEIEKAHPDVFNILLQVLDDGRLTDSKGRVVNFKNTVLIMTSNIGSQVLLDGVSDEGVISTTAKEQVMNMLKAEFKPEFLNRVDDTILFTPLNVEDMKGIVEKIINELSQRLVQQEIFLEISDEAKDWIAQNAYEPAYGARPLRRFITREVETPLAKEIVSGRVMPKTKVIIELLDNHLVFQNEPMEDE; from the coding sequence ATGAATATTGAAAAAATGACAACAACTTTACAAAGTGCGATTGCCCAGGCACAGCAAGTTGCTGTAACAAGAAAACAACAAGAAATTGACATTGCTCATTTATGGAAGATATTTTTACAACCAAATCAATTTGCTAGAAATTTTTATAAGGATTTAGGTATTGACCTTACAGCTTTTGAACGGGAAGTGGACCAAACAATCGATGCGCTACCAAGTGTTGAGGGTGGAAATGTTCAATATGGACAAAATATGAGTCAAAATTTATATCATCTATTAAATGAAGCGGATCAATTAGCTGAAGACTTTAAAGATGAATTTCTGTCTACTGAAATTGTTTTGCTGGCGTTAATGAAGTTAGAAAATTATCGATTGACAAAATTCTTGAAAAATCAAGGAATCAATGAAAAACAAGTTCGACAAGCAATTGAAAATATGCGCCAAGGAGATCGTGTGACGTCTCAAAATCAAGAAGAACAATATGAAGCGTTGGAAAAATACGGAGTCGATTTAGTCCAAGAAGTCAAAAAAGGTGAGATGGACCCGATTATCGGACGTGATGAAGAGATTCGTGATGTGATTCGGATTTTATCACGTAAAACAAAAAACAACCCTGTATTGATTGGTGAACCCGGGGTAGGGAAAACCGCCATTGTCGAAGGACTAGCACAACGTATTGTAAAAAAAGACGTTCCAGAAAACTTAAAAGATAAGACTGTCTTTTCACTAGACATGGGTGCTTTAATTGCTGGCGCGAAATATCGTGGTGAATTTGAAGAACGATTAAAATCAGTTTTAAAAGAAGTAAAAAAGGCCGATGGTCGGATTATTTTATTTATCGATGAAATTCATAATATTGTGGGTGCTGGTAAAACAGAAGGCAGTATGGATGCCGGTAACTTGTTAAAACCGATGTTAGCTCGGGGAGAATTGCATACAATTGGGGCAACAACTCTAGATGAGTACCGAGAAAATATGGAAACAGATAAAGCCTTAGAACGACGATTCCAAAAGGTTATCGTCCAAGAACCCACTGTGGAAGATACAATTTCCATTTTGCGCGGGTTAAAAGAACGTTTTGAAATCCATCATGGTGTAAACATTCATGATAATGCTTTAGTTGCTGCGGCCACATTATCTGACCGTTATATTACCGATCGCTACTTGCCAGATAAGGCCATTGATCTGATCGACGAGGCTTGTGCTAATATTCGGGTTGAAATGAACTCCATGCCGACTGAATTGGACCAAGTAACGAGACGTTTAATGCAACTAGAAATTGAAGAAGCGGCTCTGAAAAAAGAAACCGATGATGCTTCTAAGAAAAGGTTAGAATCATTACAAGAAGAGCTTGCAGAACTGCGTGAAGAAACCAACTCGATGAAGCTACAATGGGAAACAGAAAAAGAAGAAGTTAACGCTGTTTCTAACAAGCGAGCTGAAATTGATAAAGCCAAACATGAATTAGAAGATGCGGAAAATAATTATGATTTAGAACGAGCAGCTGTCCTAAGACACGGAACTGTACCGCAATTGGAAAAAGAACTAAAAGAATTAGAAGAAAAAGATGACCAAACGGTACTAAAAATGGTGCAAGAATCAGTTACTGCTAATGAAATTGCAGTCGTTGTAGGACGATTGACCGGGATACCTGTAACGAAATTAGTTGAAGGCGAGCGAGAAAAATTGCTTCATTTAAATGACACTCTGCATGAACGCGTTATTGGTCAAGATGAAGCTGTCAATGCGGTAAGTGATGCGGTTATTCGTTCACGTGCTGGGTTACAAAATCCTGATCGACCGTTAGGATCATTCTTATTTTTAGGTCCCACTGGTGTAGGGAAAACTGAACTAGCCAAAGCCTTAGCAGAAAATCTTTTTGATTCAGAAGATCATATGGTACGTCTCGATATGAGTGAGTACATGGAAAAACATACAGTGTCACGTTTGGTTGGTTCTCCTCCTGGATACGTAGGTTATGAAGAAGGCGGACAACTCACCGAAGCTGTGCGGCGGAATCCCTATACAATTATTTTATTAGATGAAATTGAAAAAGCTCATCCTGACGTTTTTAATATCTTATTACAAGTATTAGACGATGGTCGTTTGACCGATTCTAAAGGACGCGTAGTCAACTTCAAAAATACTGTTTTAATTATGACCAGTAATATTGGTTCACAAGTTTTACTTGATGGTGTCTCCGATGAAGGCGTAATCTCAACAACGGCCAAAGAGCAAGTGATGAACATGCTAAAAGCAGAGTTCAAACCAGAATTTCTTAACCGTGTGGATGATACAATTCTATTTACACCATTAAATGTGGAAGATATGAAAGGTATTGTCGAAAAAATAATTAATGAATTATCACAACGTTTAGTGCAACAAGAAATCTTCTTGGAAATATCGGATGAAGCGAAAGACTGGATTGCACAAAATGCTTACGAACCGGCTTATGGTGCTAGACCCTTACGTCGTTTTATTACACGAGAAGTAGAAACGCCATTAGCTAAAGAAATTGTTTCCGGGCGCGTTATGCCAAAAACAAAAGTAATCATCGAATTGCTCGACAATCATTTAGTATTTCAAAACGAGCCAATGGAAGATGAATAA